In Ipomoea triloba cultivar NCNSP0323 chromosome 7, ASM357664v1, a single genomic region encodes these proteins:
- the LOC116025484 gene encoding TMV resistance protein N-like, translating to MNKLVYLDLSSSRFLFETPNFQRMPNLVRLDFQGCVNLKEVHPSIGHLEKLVLLDLSECGNLEKLPSFTQVKSLEFLNLGFCKKLENFPEIQTSMSYLLELEIQYIGIGEFPSSIQQLHGLTKLRLVDCDNLVQLPGSLCELKNLKVVEVERCAELKSLPENLGNLSQLEKLHVERTAISQLPSSIKKLSSIEYLYLGDFIYGSKWSSSNVVLPSVSSLFLLKVLELCSLYMLDEGLPQDIGCLYSLEYLNLSKNNFVHLPESISQLPSLKYLDIRYCERLEELPQLPQTIWELYADIRFAFESNIAELSTKYLELYSITFTHNFEVYMRPSAKSYLPESLKSIKLILCSRTSLRKTPLTVIYPVDINRCFKYKCDGASRISIHLQPFWYTPNFLGFVVCCLLPSRGNIWESHFEHCAVIAKLADNDNSRNEAPQTKCVITKSDKYKRFYEQRTCVAYIPFSSLWNESKAQKDGVTPNDYSTFEAFLDSSQVSTDWGCSLFYEDDDLIIEAMIKLQIMGK from the coding sequence ATGAACAAATTGGTTTATTTGGATCTCAGTTCTTCCCGCTTTTTGTTTGAAACCCCAAACTTTCAAAGGATGCCAAATTTAGTGAGATTAGACTTCCAAGGCTGTGTCAATTTAAAAGAAGTCCATCCATCTATTGGACATCTTGAGAAGCTTGTTTTACTGGATTTAAGTGAATGCGGCAATCTTGAGAAGCTTCCCAGCTTCACTCAAGTCAAATCTCTGGAGTTTCTCAATCTTGGCTTTTgcaaaaaattagaaaactttCCAGAGATCCAGACAAGTATGTCATATCTACTGGAGCTGGAAATACAATACATTGGGATTGGAGAATTCCCCTCATCCATCCAACAACTACATGGCCTCACTAAACTACGTTTAGTTGATTGCGATAATCTTGTACAACTTCCTGGAAGCTTATGTGAGTTAAAAAATCTTAAAGTTGTTGAAGTTGAAAGATGCGCAGAATTGAAGTCGTTGCCAGAAAACTTGGGCAACTTGTCACAATTGGAAAAGCTTCATGTAGAGAGAACAGCCATTTCTCAACTCCCATCTTCAATCAAGAAGTTGAGTTCAATTGAATACTTATACCTTGGAGATTTTATTTATGGATCTAAATGGAGCAGTTCCAACGTAGTTTTACCTAGTGTATCTAGTTTGTTCTTACTAAAAGTGCTTGAGCTCTGTTCCCTTTATATGTTGGATGAAGGACTTCCTCAAGATATTGGATGCTTGTACTCGTTGGAATACTTGAATCTGAGTAAAAACAATTTTGTACATTTACCTGAAAGCATCAGTCAACTCCCTAGCCTTAAGTACCTTGACATCAGATATTGTGAGAGGCTTGAAGAGCTACCACAACTCCCACAAACTATATGGGAACTATATGCAGATATTCGTTTTGCCTTTGAAAGCAATATAGCTGAGCTATCAACCAAGTACTTGGAATTATATTCAATCACATTCACTCATAATTTTGAGGTCTATATGCGTCCGAGCGCAAAATCATACCTGCCAGAATCATTAAAAAGCATAAAGCTCATTCTTTGTTCAAGGACTTCTCTTAGAAAGACTCCTCTCACTGTTATCTATCCTGTCGATATCAACAGATGCTTCAAATATAAATGTGATGGTGCAAGTAGGATCTCAATTCATCTTCAACCCTTCTGGTACACACCAAATTTTCTGGGATTTGTTGTATGCTGTCTTCTCCCTTCAAGAGGTAATATATGGGAATCACATTTTGAGCATTGTGCAGTCATAGCCAAATTGGCAGACAATGATAATAGTAGAAATGAAGCTCCCCAAACAAAGTGTGTGATCACCAAGTCAGATAAGTATAAAAGATTCTATGAGCAACGTACTTGCGTTGCCTACATACCATTTAGCAGTTTGTGGAATGAATCTAAGGCTCAGAAAGATGGTGTTACTCCCAATGATTATTCCACATTTGAGGCATTTCTAGATTCTTCTCAAGTTTCAACAGATTGGGGTTGTAGTTTGTTCTATGAAGATGATGATTTGATAATTGAAGCAATGATAAAGCTTCAAATTATGGGTAAATAG
- the LOC116025485 gene encoding TMV resistance protein N-like produces the protein MASTSSPTPSQSTHKFTYDVFLSFRGEDIRKTFLDHLNHHLKQKGIHTFKDDEKLKRGECIAPTLLLAIKESRIAIIIFSKNYASSTWCLDEVATIMECKEKFGQVVVPIFYDVEPSHVRNQTRSFAKSFTKHQKFFKDDKGKAKVETWRNALREASKIVGHDLQGDKYNGYELACIRGVINDIFKLLPTQSIQKNLVDLESQLKNISTLMKMSFRDDVKLILGIWGMGGIGKTTLARAVFAQLTERFYYACFLADIRENHSKHGLVALQEKLVSKLWMDSSMRIDDVDQGIQVIKERLAWRKVLIVLDDVDQQEQLDKLVGDGEWLCKGSLVIITIRDKHLFTQFGVAVECYEVKKLDKENALQLFSWHAFKKESPNNGFVDLSTSFVTYAVGLPLALKIWGSFLCGRDNKQWKSTLEMIKTIPDEEVIEKLKISFDGLKDGEKRIFLSIACLFRKKSRDYVEEVLKSCDLHPGIGISVLIERSLVFESNGCMDMHDLIQEMGLRIARENPRRRMIWQLDDLLDDVDHEEMEGVLVTFRDRYSYNENISCLIEALKGMKKLKILIVEGYGNDFYSKTNRSEFEESFGRNIIDNYLPSSLSGFISHIIIYFHYPKALIHQSLLGFIYLIVHSKPAS, from the exons ATGGCTTCTACCTCTTCCCCTACGCCTTCACAATCAACTCACAAATTCACTTACGATGTTTTCTTGAGTTTTAGAGGTGAAGATATTCGCAAAACCTTTTTGGATCATCTTAACCATCATCTCAAACAGAAAGGAATTCATACCTTCAAAGATGATGAAAAATTAAAGAGGGGAGAGTGTATTGCTCCGACTCTGTTACTAGCTATTAAAGAATCAAGAATTGCAATTATCATCTTTTCCAAAAACTATGCATCGTCAACATGGTGTTTGGATGAAGTTGCAACCATCATGGAATGCAAAGAAAAGTTTGGCCAAGTTGTGGTGCCAATTTTTTACGACGTCGAGCCTTCACATGTGCGCAATCAAACAAGAAGTTTTGCTAAATCGTTTACAAAACACCAAAAATTTTTCAAAGATGATAAGGGGAAGGCGAAAGTTGAAACATGGAGGAACGCTTTGAGAGAGGCCAGCAAAATTGTAGGACACGATTTACAGGGTGATAAATACAACGG GTATGAATTAGCATGTATCCGAGGAGTTATTAATGACATATTCAAACTGCTTCCAACCCAAAGCATTCAGAAAAATTTAGTGGATTTAGAATCACAACTTAAGAACATAAGTACCTTGATGAAAATGTCTTTTAGAGATGATGTTAAATTAATATTGGGCATTTGGGGTATGGGCGGTATAGGGAAAACAACCCTTGCAAGAGCTGTTTTTGCTCAATTAACCGAAAGGTTTTATTACGCTTGTTTTCTTGCTGACATTCGAGAAAATCATAGTAAACATGGACTGGTAGCCTTGCAAGAGAAACTCGTATCAAAACTTTGGATGGATAGTTCAATGCGTATAGATGATGTGGATCAAGGAATTCAGGTGATCAAGGAAAGGCTCGCATGGCGAAAAGTGTTGATTGTTCTTGATGATGTAGATCAACAGGAACAATTAGATAAATTAGTTGGAGACGGTGAATGGCTTTGCAAAGGTAGTTTAGTTATCATAACTATCAGAGACAAGCATTTATTCACTCAATTTGGAGTTGCCGTTGAATGCTATGAAGTTAAGAAATTGGATAAAGAAAACGCTCTTCAACTATTTAGTTGGCATGCTTTTAAGAAAGAATCTCCAAATAATGGATTTGTAGATTTGTCTACATCTTTTGTAACTTACGCTGTTGGTCTTCCATTAGCTCTTAAAATTTGGGGCTCTTTTCTATGTGGACGAGACAATAAACAGTGGAAAAGCACACTGGAGATGATTAAAACCATCCCAGATGAGGAGGTTATTGAGAAGCTTAAGATAAGTTTTGATGGGCTCAAAGATGGAGAGAAAAGGATATTTTTGAGTATAGCATGTCTATTTCGTAAAAAGAGTAGAGATTATGTAGAAGAGGTACTTAAGAGTTGTGATTTACATCCTGGCATTGGGATATCAGTGCTTATTGAAAGATCTCTTGTCTTTGAATCAAATGGATGCATGGATATGCATGATTTGATTCAAGAAATGGGTTTGCGCATTGCAAGAGAAAATCCTAGGAGGAGGATGATATGGCAGCTTGATGACCTGTTAGATGATGTG GATCATGAAGAGATGGAAGGTGTTTTGGTCACATTCAGAGATCGATATAGctataatgaaaatattagtTGTCTCATTGAAGCTTTGAAAGGGATGAAAAAATTGAAGATACTCATAGTTGAAGGGTATGGTAATGATTTTTACAGTAAGACGAATAGGTCAGAGTTTGAGGAAAGTTTTGGTAGGAACATTATTGATAATTATCTTCCTAGCAGTTTGAGTGGCTTCATTTCTCATATTATCATTTATTTTCATTACCCAAAAGCTTTAATCCATCAAAGCTTGTTGGGTTTCATTTACCTCATAGTTCACTCAAAACCTGCATCATAA
- the LOC116024834 gene encoding heavy metal-associated isoprenylated plant protein 20-like translates to MGFLDHLSDLFEVKSRRNKKRKLMQTVDIRVKMDCDGCERRVRNAVSSMKGAKSVDINRKQNRVTVSGYVEPKKVLKKVQSTGKKAELWPYVKYDLVSYPYAPGAYDKKAPSGYVRNVPQAIIPSPNTERFTSMFSDENPNACSVM, encoded by the exons ATGGGGTTTCTTGATCATCTATCAGACTTGTTTGAGGTTAAGAGTAGAAGAAACAAAAAACGAAAACTCATGCAG ACAGTTGACATCAGGGTTAAAATGGATTGTGATGGCTGTGAGAGAAGGGTTAGGAACGCTGTTTCTTCCATGAAAG GTGCAAAATCAGTGGATATAAACAGAAAGCAAAACAGGGTAACAGTATCAGGTTATGTGGAGCCAAAGAAGGTGTTGAAGAAAGTTCAAAGCACAGGAAAAAAGGCTGAGTTGTGGCCATATGTGAAGTATGATTTGGTGTCATACCCTTATGCCCCTGGAGCCTATGACAAGAAGGCTCCATCTGGTTATGTGAGAAATGTTCCCCAAGCTATTATCCCAAGTCCAAATACTGAGAGGTTCACCTCCATGTTTAGTGATGAAAACCCTAATGCTTGTTCGGTCATGTAA